From a single Cydia strobilella chromosome 17, ilCydStro3.1, whole genome shotgun sequence genomic region:
- the LOC134749085 gene encoding peritrophin-1-like codes for FLGVVAALLVAVVAVVADDSCPSDWTQDKLLAHDDCNKFYMCRFGDPVEMTCWGDLFFNIHTWKCDSLSEVDCGERNIPGQEPTTTAEPETEPTTAEPTTTEPTTEEPVTPAPGFLENGCPVDPYIHWLLPVEGDCNGFYYCVWGELVLSKCAPGLHFNRELQVCDWPENAGCTTSLNKHNIGQYLQRF; via the exons TTTTTAGGTGTCGTAGCAGCATTATTAGTAGCCGTGGTGGCCGTAGTAGCCGACGATTCATGCCCATCGGACTGGACCCAGGACAAACTGCTGGCCCATGATGATTGCAATAAGTTCTACATGTGCAGATTTGGCGATCCCGTTGAGATGACCTGCTGGGGCGATCTTTTCTTCAACATTCATACCTGGAAGTGCGACTCGCTCTCGGAGGTAGATTGTGGTGAAAGGAACATTCCTGGACAAGAACCTACGACTACTGCTGAGCCAGAAACAGAGCCTACCACTGCCGAACCTACAACTACTGAACCCACGACCGAAGAACCCGTAACACCCGCGCCTGGGTTCCTCGAGAACGGTTGCCCCGTGGACCCGTACATCCACTGGCTGCTGCCTGTGGAGGGAGACTGCAACGGGTTCTACTACTGTGTGTGGGGAGAACTAGTCCTGAGTAAATGCGCGCCCGGCCTGCACTTCAATAGAGAACTTCAG GTTTGTGATTGGCCCGAAAACGCTGGCTGCACTACATCGCTGAACAAACACAACATCGGCCAATACCTTCAACGTTTTTAG